acacatggaaagtgggaacagacgcagacttgaccgtcatcttttgtccggagacaaacgtgcttggcgggacagaatttcttcgggtcaccgccataatatttccgcaaccgagatctcagcaaacagcttattcacctttgcgaacaatgcataaactatgcaaagacgcaaggatcacaagtgccggcttatgtgttcacgacttccccaccgaaggagatgccgcaaacaacattttaagcaaagcttaacaattctttccagataggtacgcaacacaggccccggatcagttcaacaagcataaaactatgctagtgaagaaactgaggaggatagttggtctgtagttgggtgcgcgagcacagagcctacaaacactagctatccaatcaccactcatacgccgaatgttcatttgccccgctaacatcaatctttccaaccactcttgagatgtaatcaaaaaagcaactggaagacggatgaaaccaggccaagaccatgcaagcgcgaaaatttgaagttaggggcaaaacggtccaccggaaaattcgccggaaaagttccggaaaattcaccggggacaatccggccatcgacctcaacccagccctcgatagtgttggaccgaacagtccaacactacgtacccgaaccgttcgggtactggggggtaggaggctcaagagagtgcctaccccttatatatacaaaacgctttttttcagtctgtcaccattagacattggttgtgttccggggagtatttttaagagaaaattactagaatgttaCACATTTTATGGTTTATTACTAGAATGTTGTACATCTTTGTTTTATTACTAGAATGTTTTCTCTTTCCTAGTAATTTACAATAAGGGgcttttgttatgttttattttctgaaaCTAACTTTAAAGATCAAAGCCACATCAGTTATTAAAAATCTACATCACATCAGTTATTTTCTGAAACCAAACCGTCTCTATCACTATCACTATCATACATAcggttttgtcaaaaaaaaaaaagaaaagaacacgAAGAACTGTGTTGTGTCGAAGAAGGAACCGCAAACCGAAATCCTCTCACCCTTCGAAACCCTCGTCGACATTGTTCTTTACTTCTTTGAACTCTCTCTAACTCTCTGTCGTTGAACTCTCTATAACTCTATGTCGTTGAACTCTGTCTCGTCGGAGTTTTTAGAAACCGTCGTCTGTACGAAATCGCCTTCACCGCATTCTCATCAACGAGTTCATCTTTTCCGGTAAGATGTCGCGacgttatatattttattttggttgagTTTGTGGGTCAGTTATATATTGAGGCTGTGATATGGGTGTGTCGAGGTTTTTGTTGCGACTGAGTTAGGGTTATGTTGACTGTGCTATGGGTTTGTCGAGGATTTTGTTGTGTCTGAGTTAGGGTTATGTTGCGGCTGAGATATGTGATTGTCTAGGCTTTTGTTGTGTCTGAATTAGGGCTTTTtgttgtggctgagttatgGTTATGTTATAACTGAGTAATTATtatgttatggctgagttatggttATGTTATAACTGAGTAATTATtatgttatggctgagttatatatatgacctaatatattttaatattatgatatggctgtgttatttttatgttgtggctgatttattgttgtgttatatgatcagatggatgttaGTCAAGTCGAACCACGTGATTACCCTCCAAGACTTTACCCTTCTAACCTAGAAGGTAAAGATATCAATCATAATTTCCGTGCAGGACATTTCCCCCACATTAAAGAAACAATAGGACTCGATGTGTGGGAAGAACTGGTGAACTCTCCCATTGGAGTAGTTGCTAGGCTACTTTCACGCGAAAGCATTTGGTCTGGTAGGACCGTACACTATCTGCTATGTAGACAGCTGCGAGTGCATAAAAAGGAGATATGGTCTGTTGTGGTTGATGATGTTATCAGGTTTAGCTTGCTCGAGTTTGGTGAGATCACTGGGTTAAACACAGGTCCATTGCCAACAGAAAGTTTTGAACCTGATCAATACAAAGAGTTTTGGGAGGAGTTGAAGGTGCCGCTTGGGATGGGACCCAAGTATGATGAGCTGAAGGCAGCATTAGAGTTCTGTCCTGGTTGGAGTTTTGAAAAGCGTAAGTGGTTGGGGATGTTATTTCTTCAAGCCATGGGACTGTACTGTTTGCATCACAATTCAAGGATACCCTTTCAAAGTGCAATAAGGGTATTCGACGATGAAGCCATGAGGTCGTATCCATGGGGTCGGACTGCATACGAAGTTCTTGTTGACTCTCTGAAAACACTGTCTCCAGATGGAAAGTCATACACAGTAAGCGGCATGAAGGACGTTTTATTGGTTTGGGCGTATGAGTCCATCGTCTGTTTCGGTGAGAAGTTTGGGAGAGTGGTCAACAATGAAGACGTTCCTCTTTTGCGATGGGGTGGAAGGCGTACACGTTCAAGTTTTGATACTGTCTTGTCTGACGAAATCAAAGATCATGGCGAGGTAATGTTTAACTGCTACTTATACGACTGAGTTAACAGCTACTTAATGGttgagtttattttatattgttgcCGAATTAGTCTATTTGATGGctgagtttattttatattgtgaccgaattaatttatttgatggcTTGGTTTTGTGTTATTTGATGGctgagtttattttatattgtgaccgaattaatttatttgatggcTTGGTTTTGTGTTATTTGATGGCTGAGTTTATGATAAACTGGTGTTGCAGGTCCGTTTGAGGAGAATGGTTATGAAGGAGTCAATTGAAGAGATGTTTCCTGTATGGTCGGATGAACCTGACGACCCACAACTCGTTAGGTTGGTAGAAGACATACACGCAGGTAGATACGTGAAAGGTTTCTGGGAAGTACAGAGGGATGAGCAGGGGAAGgggaatgagaagaagaagaagaagaaaacgaaggGAGTTTCATCAGAAGCTGAGccatcaacaaagaagcagaagaaagaaGCTGCTGAAACGAGAAAGGGTTCTAGCGAGGAGGAAGCTGTATTGGACAAAGCGACTCTGACGAATCTTGTGAGTGCTCTGCAGAATATTTCAGCAAAATTTGACgcttacgattttgaccggaaCCGGCCAGTGATGGACGAGAAGACCCTAGATAACGTGGTGAAAGCTGTAGTGCAGCAGAGTCTGAAAGTTTTGGGGGAAAGGAAAATTCCCGACAACGATGCTAAACTCTCCTCCGCCGGCGTAGAAAAATCTTTATCGGTGACATCATCACCTCGTAGGAGGTCGCCACCGGAAAAGTCGGACAAAAGTCCAGTGGTAGAACCGCAGGCCCAGGAGGAGAAGTCTGTAAAAACTCCAGTGACAGAACCGCGGCAGCAGAAAAAGCCTGTCAAAAGTCCAGAGCCGCCGCAGCAGAAAGAGAAGGCTGTCAAAAGTCCGGTGCCGCCGCAGCGGAAGGAGAAGGCTGTCAAAAGTCCGGTGCCGGCGCAGCAGAAACAGCAGAAGTCAGTCAAAAGTCCAGCGTTAGCTGAGACCCCTGCAAAGAAGAATTCGGAGCTTGAGAAGGATACAGTGGTGAGAAGGATTTTGGGTgatgattttaatgaaattgatTTCATCAGTGTTTCTCCTGCAAAGATTACTAAGGATGCTAAGGATGGTAAGGATGCCAACGTTCCAGCCTATGGACGCGGCTTACGGGGCAAGGCCAAGCGTACTGTTACTGTAAAGGATGAGGCTATCGAGGATAAGAAAAAAGCACAGCGGGCAGAGGCTGCgttgaagaggaaggagaagcaAGAGGCTAAGAAAAAAGAGAACGAGGAGAAGAAACAGAAGAGAAAAGCGGCTGAGTTACAAAAGAAACAAGAGGCTGGGTtacagaagaaaaagaaggaagaCGAGGCTGAGTTACcgaaaaaaagaaggaaaaagaggCTGAGttaccgaagaagaagaaagaagaagaggctGAGTTACAGCGGTCTGAGGAATGTGTTGTGACCAACGACGAAGTTCTTGCGGAAGATAACGCATTGGCGGCGGAGTCTGATGTCGAGCCAGCTGAATTGATTAGATCTTCCGTGATAAAGGAACTTCGGGAGAAATCAGTTAAGTTATCTCCACAAGGGTTTTCATTGACGAACCTTGATTCAGCACCAGATTTTCCGTACATTGGAGACAATGGACAGACGACTTGCATGAGGAAGAACATTACGCCTTCATCAGTAATATACGACCCTTGCGCACCTGTTGATCCGGCGCGACTGGAAAAACTGAAGCAACACATTAAGGCAATTCCACCCAAACCACCAGCACCTAAAGATAAACCAGAAGAACCCTCAGCTGATCATGAGAGTGACTTCTACAGCATACTCATGCATGAAAGACCGTGGCCTGACAAAGAATATGGATGGGTGTTTGATAATGTAAGTCTTTATTAAGGCTGACTTATATATTCTATAAAGGCtgacttatatatttaattcattatattacggctgacttattatttttctttgtctAGCATATCGCTGCGTATATGAACGTCCTCATACAAAGGTCCATGCGAGATCCCACTCCATTCTGGTCCAAGCGGATTGGTTTCATAGACCCTTGGTTGTTAAGTTCTTGGGCTTCCCTCGATTACAGGCAGTTCAGGATGAAACCTGCTTCGTTCAAGTTCAAAGACTGTGGTTATGAAGCGTTGGTAAACGGGAGATTCCCCGAAGAATTTACAACAAACTTGAAGTGGTATGCAGATGTGGATCACGTGTACGGATGTCTTCAAACCGGCGGTAATCACTGGGTGGCGTTTCACGTGGATCTGATCAAGGAGAAGATAGATTGCTACGATCCAATCTATGGAGAGTCAACACCCGAAAGTGAGCAAAAAATGCTAAATGCTTTTAGACCTCTACTGGAGATGCTTCCCTGGATGTTGAATGAGCTTATTCCTGCCGATCTCCGAAAGCATTCTAGGAAGAGGTTCGCATTCAGACGGAGGAGCAAAAGATACATTCCACAAAACAACATGTCAGGTGATTGTGGGGTTTATTCGTTGAAGTTTGTGGAGTGTCTAGCGCTTGGTGTAACTTTTGATGGCATAAACGATAGTAATATTCAAGGGTTACGGGTGAAGATGGCAGCAGATATCCTCGAGGAAGGAGGAAATGTTGGAATGAACAATTTGTTTTCATAATGAAACTGTGTTTGTTTGTGAACCTGTGTTTGTTGTTATGTTAACTATTTGACTTTGGATAACTGCTGTAATAACTCAGTCGTATCGATTAGTAATACTCAGCCAGTACTCATTGATAACTCAGtcatacctcaaacataccctagaatcaaaataattaataatttttcattcgaatgttatatataaagtccaattatcaaaataattaataataactcAATGTGTGAGCATGATCTTTGTTGACTATACGAGTTTGGAATCGATTATAATCTTGAGGTATATGTTGTCTCTTACGAGTACCTAAAACTCTAGGCAGTGATATGAGGTGTGAGCATGATTCAAAACACGTAAACTGTTATTGTGTTATTTATTATGAATTTGTGATATTTATCATATCTTGTGGTTCGTACATCATAAATCATAACCCTAAACAATCTTATTcggaacccaaaccctaaataactaaaccctataccctaaacggCAAACAACAAATCAGCCGTAAAGGTCTTAATAACTCAGCCTGTTAGTGTAAGTTAATATTTACATATGGCGcgaaaattttagatattttatctcGCGACCTTTAATGTTCTATACTTCCCCTATATATAGCCCCCTTCTCTTGCACCTTCTCGCCTTATCTCACTAGAAAACCTAAACAATATCTCTATATCGCCTTACAAAGTTATGATTGTTCCTGGTTATTCAGAAAGGTTAGAGAACAGAGTCAATGAGATACTAAACTCTGAAAATCGTGAAAACCTTCCCGTTCTATACCCTGGCCCGGGTGTCTTGCTTGACAGCGTAAtctggtttaaatttctaagcGATCTCTCCCTGGCCATCCCGTCGATTTTAGCAGAAGGATGGGTTCATGATTGGCCGACATGGCGCGCCATTCCCGATCATTTTAAGGAACGCTGGTTTCTTCAACTCGCTGTAAGGACAACATCTTTGAATTGTTTTTGATATTAGACATAATAACAGCACTTACATTTGGAAATTggttttttgttgtagcgcaaACGCACGTGGGCACGAAGATATAATTTTCAAGTTTGGACAAATTTTAATCTGGTGGCCAGAACGGTGTTTCGTTGTCAGATGCGCCTCTTGAAGAGGAGGTGGGCACATGGGGGTGAGAAGCCTGCGTGGATGCTAACTAGAGTTTGGCGTGATCTTGTCCACATGTTTGAAGAATTTGGTCCTGATAATTTTGGTTTTAGAAATtgatttgttgtttttgtttgtattcaGCCGTCAAGTTTTTGTAAAGTTGTTTAACTCAGCCGTTAAGTTTCTATAAAGTTGTTTAACTCAGCCATTAAGTTTCTATTAAGTTGTTTAACTCAGCCGTTTAGTTTCTATAAAGTTGTTTAACTCAGCCGTTAAGGTTTTATAAAGTTGTTTAACTCAGCCGGAATTGTTTGCGTCAAACGTCAGTGTTTCAGTTAAGTAACTCAGCCGTAATACGAATTAAGATACTAATAACTCAGCCttatattgtaaaaatacaaagcCATAGTTAACGCTATTTTCAATGTATTATTATGGCCGCCATTACTTAATCGAGCCCAGTATTAGAGTCCTTTATTCTCTTATTATTATATGTGGGCGAGAAATTCCATCGTCATTGAGAATATCGAGACTCATTATTATGGCCGTCATTACATTATCGAGACTACTATTATTAGAGACCTTTATTCTCTTATTATTATGTGCATGAGAAATTTCGTTTGCATTGAGAATATCGAGACTCATTATTATACGGCTGGCACGCATGTATCGGATTATTTACATAATCGaggtattgttatttttaatgtaacTCAGTCAATACGTCTACGTTAACTCAGCCAAAATATAGACGCTAACACAGCCGTAATACGAATTCAACTTAAgtgtttgataaaataataaagaacctTTCGTATTTCTTGATTTGATTGAGTATTCGTCATAATTAAAGTGCATCACGTGTGTGGAAAAATACGGCTCAAACCTAATATCGAGGCATTtaatagtttattaatttaaattattcctctttatttgaattttttttaaaaaatgattttatattactaCCACTATTGTTTTAACTTTGTCTTTCACACCAATTTCTCTTTCATTCAAAGAAAatgtcttcttcatcatctgtgTCTGGTAACACTTACTTTCACCGCCGGCATGTGGAAAGAAATGCCATAATCTTGCTCATCGTATGAGTAGAAAAACTGTACACCTTTTACATAAATTGTGCTTGGATTGTTCTCAGCGTAGCAAGTTTTCAACAACTGAGATGGCATAATGAGACCCCAGGGAAAGGATAACACATCGAAATAATGGTATACCCTACGCATCTCTGCTAACGCCTTCATCGACCTGGACGATGCTCTGAGGCGGTAGAGATCTTGGAAGGAGTTACGGGCCACACGTTCAACCACCATTGCCTGAAGATCTTCAGACAATTCAAGCAGAgggaaatatttcattttctctGAGAGGACAGTTGTGTAAAAGATAGAGAGTTGAAGATGTGTAATTGTTTGAGAAGTACCTTATTTATCTGCAGTTAACGGTTGTAGTTTCGTATCGCGGCGtttcttatttcttattttGAGCGGGAATTTAATCCATAACTCAGCCGTGTATTACAATAACTCAGCCTTAGTTGACTTCGCGACGTTTCGTGTTTCTAGCGGGGAAGTTTTTTTCAACTGCGTTTGAATAAAAGAGCTGACATTAGAAATCACGACAATTATTAGGCGTGTGAGTAACATTATCTCAGCCAATGAAGATTAATTTCTCTTAATTTAATTCGCTACTTTCGTATTCCACTTTATAATCAATAATTACGTAGGGGCTATTACGTAACGTAGGGCAATTAAGTACGGACATTTCGTTTTTCGATGTCTGTGTCTCTCTTGAGTAATGGGAAGCGGGCAaatcaatgaaaataaaaacccAACCACaatacaaaatttgaaaaacattaaCGCAGCCGTCATAgaacattaaaacaaaaaaacccagccgtattacaacacaaaacccagccgtattacaattaataatccAGCCGTTGTGCAaatcaatgaaaataaaacccAGCCGTATTACAACACAAAACCCAGCCGTATTACAACACAAAACCCAGCCGTATTACAAAACAACATGAAAAGCAATTGCTTATATCGGACAAGTTCTCGCATTATGTCCACTTTGACTGCAACGAGAACATATGTGCTCTTTCCTAGGACGTTTGTTTGCAAGTGCAACTTCTAAAGCAGatttcatcctattttttttagGTCTTCCCGGTTGTTGACGAATAAACGGTGGAAAGCACTGTACGTTAGCCACGTTATCTGGAACAGGTAGCGCTGAGTCAACCGGCATGACCGATTCAGCGTATGCGCTAGCTAAATAAGTGCTTTTATAGTAAGGACTGCACAGTGATATACGAGAAACATTTCTTTCCTCTGCAGCTGCGATTGCGTGTACACATGGTATTTTCTCGACATCGAAACGCCGACATGTGCACTTTCGCTCAACCAAATTAACAACATTCAAAGACTCGCCAGCAGCGCCATATTTAACTTCAGTGTGATGGTCATCAATCCTTTGAACCGTCCAATCCCGGGAGGCACTTACACGTCCCTATTAACAAAACCCAATATTCGTGAAACGgcttacttattatttataaagcTGGCTTATGCAATATAACGACTGACTTATTAGATTTAAAGACTGACTTATTTTACTGTTACGACTGACTTACTTGTAATAGTTTCTCCACACCGCGCGTGAGTGTGGTTGACTGCGATCTGGCATCCACTCTTCGTTCAGCAAACCATCTGGTCATCATAACCCGTATCGATTCCAATATTCGAACAATGTTAAGACCTCTAGCATGCGATAATGCTCTGTTCATTGATTCCGCTATGTtcgtagtcatcaaattgtacctCTCGCCCGGGAAATAAACACGTGTCCACAGTCTGACATCAGCTCTTTCGAGGTAGCCGTGGAGATCAGGATTAAGTGCTTCAATCTCCTCGAAAATCATATCAAAGTCAGACATTCTAAAACATCTCGCCGCTTTCTTCACCAGCCGAAATACATCTTTTCCTTTGTACCGTCCCAATATGTTTTTATACAAATGATAGGTGCATATTCCACGAGCAGCTAACGAATACACATTTGTAATTGCTTTCCCTATCGAGTTATGCCTATCTGATATTATCGCAAGACCCTCCTGGTCAGGAATCAACACTTTTAGTTGCGTAAAAAACCAATTCCATGAATCATCATTTTCAGTGTCAACCACTGCGAAGGCTATTGGAAAAATCTGAAAGTTACCATCCTGAGCTAGTGCTGTGAGTAGCGTCCCTTTTTATTACCATTAAGAAACGTACCGTCGACGACAACAACTTTGCGCATGAAAGGAAACCCATTAACGCTCGCACCAAACGCAAGAAACACATACATGAATCTTCCAAGCTCATCGATTTGAAGACGCGTAACTGTATTCGGATTTGCCCTTCTTATCATGTATAAGTAAGAAGGCAAGAGTTCAAAACCACACTCAGGTGTGCCCTCATCGATTTCCCTTGCACATTTAAGCGTCCGGTGTGATTTCCAATATTCCATCTGCTCACATGAAAAAACAATTTACATAACTCAGCCACATCATATCATTAAGACGGTCACAACGTAAACATAACTCAACCATAGTTTTGTAACTCAGccatttctaacataaaatAACCCAGCCTATACTCTACCATAACTCAGCCGTTGTAACATAATTACCTTTACACCAAACTGCTTAGTGATAGCTATTCCGACACTCTCAGGGCGAACGGCCGGACCAACGTCGCCGAGAAAGTTCTTGTACAACTCTCCTAAAATATCCGGTGTTGCATTTCGAGATCGATTAGAACGCTCAGTTACAGAACATGCATGATCCGAGTCGTAAATACGAATATAAAACTGCGGGGACAATCCTTCGGTAGATGCACGAACTCTCCATGTACATCCATCAACCCAACACTTAACAACGTATGTTGTCAGGTTTGATATTTctacatcaaaatcaaattgatGCCTCACTGTAAAAAGTTTCAGTCGTCTCTTCAAATGCTTTTTAGTCAAGTATCGTTGTCCTACCGCAAGGTCTAACGACGACATCTCCAACTTCAAAACCTCCAGATTCCCTTTAGATTCGCTCATCAAGAAGTTCTGATATCTCTTCTTGGAAGGTAGCGTTGGTgaatcttcgtcttcttcgataGGAGACTCACCGTATGTGCTGAAGTTATCATCTTCAGATGACGCACCGTCCGAGTCATCGAACATATCAAATCGactttcaaattcatcatcttcttcgttttctttgcctatttcatcttctccggctACGTCGTGTATTTCAACGTTACTAAAGCAGTCATTCTCAATTTCATCTTGTTCATCCTCCAAACTGCAACCATCG
The DNA window shown above is from Brassica napus cultivar Da-Ae unplaced genomic scaffold, Da-Ae ScsIHWf_1316;HRSCAF=1879, whole genome shotgun sequence and carries:
- the LOC106433964 gene encoding uncharacterized protein LOC106433964; the protein is MFDDSDGASSEDDNFSTYGESPIEEDEDSPTLPSKKRYQNFLMSESKGNLEVLKLEMSSLDLAVGQRYLTKKHLKRRLKLFTVRHQFDFDVEISNLTTYVVKCWVDGCTWRVRASTEGLSPQFYIRIYDSDHACSVTERSNRSRNATPDILGELYKNFLGDVGPAVRPESVGIAITKQFGVKMEYWKSHRTLKCAREIDEGTPECGFELLPSYLYMIRRANPNTVTRLQIDELGRFMYVFLAFGASVNGFPFMRKVVVVDAFAVVDTENDDSWNWFFTQLKVLIPDQEGLAIISDRHNSIGKAITNVYSLAARGICTYHLYKNILGRYKGKDVFRLVKKAARCFRMSDFDMIFEEIEALNPDLHGYLERADVRLWTRVYFPGERYNLMTTNIAESMNRALSHARGLNIVRILESIRVMMTRWFAERRVDARSQSTTLTRGVEKLLQGRVSASRDWTVQRIDDHHTEVKYGAAGESLNVVNLVERKCTCRRFDVEKIPCVHAIAAAEERNVSRISLCSPYYKSTYLASAYAESVMPVDSALPVPDNVANVQCFPPFIRQQPGRPKKNRMKSALEVALANKRPRKEHICSRCSQSGHNARTCPI